One genomic segment of Theobroma cacao cultivar B97-61/B2 chromosome 6, Criollo_cocoa_genome_V2, whole genome shotgun sequence includes these proteins:
- the LOC18596786 gene encoding triose phosphate/phosphate translocator TPT, chloroplastic isoform X1 translates to MESRLLSRASTITGFPQLRPKLSRESVNVSFASSKPIGALGGGGNLIWGRQLRPALLLESSSVSKREILKPVSAAASSPAEGGSDSAGDAKIAPVGFFEKYPALVTGFFFFMWYFLNVIFNILNKKIYNYFPYPYFVSVIHLFVGVVYCLVSWAVGLPKRAPMDSNLLKLLIPVAVCHALGHVTSNVSFAAVAVSFTHTIKALEPFFNAAASQFILGQSIPFTLWLSLAPVVIGVSMASLTELSFNWTGFISAMISNISFTYRSIYSKKAMTDMDSTNVYAYISIIALFVCIPPAIILEGPQLIKHGFGDAIAKVGMTKFISDLFWVGMFYHLYNQLATNTLERVAPLTHAVGNVLKRVFVIGFSILIFGNKISTQTGIGTVIAIAGVAIYSFIKARMEEEKRQMKAA, encoded by the exons ATGGAGTCGCGATTGTTGTCACGCGCTTCCACCATCACTGGCTTCCCTCAGCTCAGGCCGAAGCTTTCACGGGAGAGCGTCAACGTGTCATTTGCTTCGTCTAAGCCGATCGGAGCCCTCGGAGGAGGCGGGAACTTGATATGGGGAAGGCAGCTAAGGCCGGCTCTGCTACTCGAGAGCTCGTCGGTTAGTAAGCGAGAGATTTTGAAGCCGGTTTCAGCCGCCGCGTCGTCGCCTGCCGAAGGAGGAAGCGATTCCGCCGG GGACGCAAAGATCGCTCCGGTTGGCTTCTTCGAGAAGTATCCGGCTCTTGTCACcggctttttcttcttcatgtG gTACTTcttaaatgtgatatttaaCATTCTCAACAAGAAGATCTACAATTACTTCCCTTATCCCTA TTTTGTGTCGGTTATTCACTTGTTCGTTGGGGTAGTTTACTGTTTGGTGAGCTGGGCTGTGGGCCTCCCTAAGCGGGCT CCTATGGACTCAAACCTACTGAAGTTGTTGATCCCTGTTGCTGTATGCCATGCTTTAGGCCATGTAACTAGCAATGTCTCTTTTGCAGCTGTTGCTGTCTCTTTCACCCACACAATCAAAG CTCTGGAGCCTTTCTTCAATGCTGCTGCTTCCCAATTCATACTTGGACAATCCATACCATTTACTCTATGGCTGTCTCTTGCTCCTGTTGTTATTG GTGTTTCCATGGCATCACTGACTGAGTTGTCATTCAATTGGACGGGTTTCATTAGCGCAATGATTTCCAACATCTCCTTCACTTACAGGAGCATCTATTCCAAGAAAGCTATG ACCGATATGGACAGTACAAATGTCTATGCTTATATTTCCATCATTGCTCTCTTCGTCTGTATTCCCCCAGCCATCATT CTCGAGGGTCCCCAACTGATCAAGCATGGGTTCGGTGATGCTATAGCTAAAGTGGGTATGACTAAATTCATCTCAGATCTCTTTTGGGTTGGAATGTTTTACCATCTCTATAATCAG TTGGCTACCAACACTCTTGAACGGGTGGCACCACTTACCCACGCTGTCGGCAATGTGCTGAAACGGGTGTTTGTCATTGGCTTCTCAATCCTGATCTTCG GAAACAAGATTTCAACACAGACAGGTATAGGAACAGTCATAGCAATTGCTGGAGTGGCAATCTACTCTTTCATCAAGGCCAGGATGGAAGAAGAGAAACGA CAAATGAAAGCCGcatga
- the LOC18596786 gene encoding triose phosphate/phosphate translocator, chloroplastic isoform X2 — protein MWYFLNVIFNILNKKIYNYFPYPYFVSVIHLFVGVVYCLVSWAVGLPKRAPMDSNLLKLLIPVAVCHALGHVTSNVSFAAVAVSFTHTIKALEPFFNAAASQFILGQSIPFTLWLSLAPVVIGVSMASLTELSFNWTGFISAMISNISFTYRSIYSKKAMTDMDSTNVYAYISIIALFVCIPPAIILEGPQLIKHGFGDAIAKVGMTKFISDLFWVGMFYHLYNQLATNTLERVAPLTHAVGNVLKRVFVIGFSILIFGNKISTQTGIGTVIAIAGVAIYSFIKARMEEEKRQMKAA, from the exons atgtG gTACTTcttaaatgtgatatttaaCATTCTCAACAAGAAGATCTACAATTACTTCCCTTATCCCTA TTTTGTGTCGGTTATTCACTTGTTCGTTGGGGTAGTTTACTGTTTGGTGAGCTGGGCTGTGGGCCTCCCTAAGCGGGCT CCTATGGACTCAAACCTACTGAAGTTGTTGATCCCTGTTGCTGTATGCCATGCTTTAGGCCATGTAACTAGCAATGTCTCTTTTGCAGCTGTTGCTGTCTCTTTCACCCACACAATCAAAG CTCTGGAGCCTTTCTTCAATGCTGCTGCTTCCCAATTCATACTTGGACAATCCATACCATTTACTCTATGGCTGTCTCTTGCTCCTGTTGTTATTG GTGTTTCCATGGCATCACTGACTGAGTTGTCATTCAATTGGACGGGTTTCATTAGCGCAATGATTTCCAACATCTCCTTCACTTACAGGAGCATCTATTCCAAGAAAGCTATG ACCGATATGGACAGTACAAATGTCTATGCTTATATTTCCATCATTGCTCTCTTCGTCTGTATTCCCCCAGCCATCATT CTCGAGGGTCCCCAACTGATCAAGCATGGGTTCGGTGATGCTATAGCTAAAGTGGGTATGACTAAATTCATCTCAGATCTCTTTTGGGTTGGAATGTTTTACCATCTCTATAATCAG TTGGCTACCAACACTCTTGAACGGGTGGCACCACTTACCCACGCTGTCGGCAATGTGCTGAAACGGGTGTTTGTCATTGGCTTCTCAATCCTGATCTTCG GAAACAAGATTTCAACACAGACAGGTATAGGAACAGTCATAGCAATTGCTGGAGTGGCAATCTACTCTTTCATCAAGGCCAGGATGGAAGAAGAGAAACGA CAAATGAAAGCCGcatga
- the LOC18596787 gene encoding homeobox-DDT domain protein RLT1, whose translation MDPGSEEENNPSKNPNKNVNSSNEGHVKPKRQMKTPYQLEALEKAYALETYPSEATRAGLSEKLGLSDRQLQMWFCHRRLKEKKETPSKKPRKGAALPPESPIDDLHAGPEPDYGSGSGSGSSPYTDSRKLGGSSSRGMTEDVPTARRYYESQQSIMELRAIACVEAQLGEPLRDDGPMLGMEFDPLPPDAFGAIPEPQKRSGHPYESKAYERHDGRSSKAAVRALHEYQFLPEHASLRSDAYGQVTQSHESPVDGARARATSFVHGEEPLPRVHGIQGHGSRVRVLPQQDKTGIIPTSSQVADDSLAERESFTNGRLNTQSIGHPVLGSEDSYVLSTGQTLNIDADLRNDRKRKSDENRIAREVEAHENRIRKELEKLDLKRRKSEERMRKEMERHARERRKEEERLVREKQREEERSQREQRREMERREKFLQKECLRAEKRRQKEELRREKEAERRRVAMEKATARKIAKESMDLIEDEQLELMELAAASKGIPSIIHLDHDSLQNLESFRDSLSLFPPKSVQLKRPFAIQPWIDSEENVGNLLMAWRFLITFADVLRLWPFTLDEFVQAFHDYDSRLLGEIHVALLKSIIKDIEDVARTPSTGLGMNQYCAANPEGGHPQIVEGAYSWGFDIRNWQRHLNPLTWPEIFRQLAISAGLGPQLKKRNAAWTFMGDNDEGKGCEDVVSTLRNGSAAENAFVLMREKGLLLPRRSRHRLTPGTVKFAAFHVLSLEGREGLTVLELADKIQKSGLRDLTTSKTPEASISVALTRDAKLFERIAPSTYCVRPAYRKDPTDAEAILAAARKKIRQFENGFLGGEDADEVERDEVERDEESECDVDEEPEVDDIATPSNANKDADYPKDEVNTCSGSGKVHVSTDALNVPSEFDKDFSSFPPNIMKDANGPSNTGQYVAREEMGTGNPDQQNIEIDESKSGESWIQGLSEGEYSHLSVEERLNALVALIGIANEGNSIRAVLEDRLEAANALKKQMWAEAQLDKSRLKEETMVKMDFPSMMGIKAEPQLPNSVVEGSQSPFPAAYNKNDEASPSIPDDQKPLLCSQNVQNDLNSYPAERALVLQEASMGPDNFSAQQIGHASKRSRSQLKSYIAHRAEEMYVYRSLPLGQDRRRNRYWQFVASASKNDPCSGRIFVELRDGNWRLIDSEEAFDTLLTSLDARGIRESHLRIMLQKIETSFKENVRRNLQCARAIGRSGSSTENEVSELDSSPDFPASFDSPSSAICGLNFDALETLPSFKIQLGRNENEKKLALKRYQDFQRWIWKECYNSSTLCAMKYGKKRCVQLLAVCDVCLRSHIPEEMHCGYCHQTFGSVNNSFNFSEHEIQCKENRKLDTKDTCTIDYSLPLGISLLKSLCALVEVSIPPEALESVWIEGRRKMWGRELNASSSVDELLKILTHLESAIKRDHLLSNFETTKELLGSNLQSESDSSVSVLPWIPETTAAVALRLLELDVSIMCVKQEKVEPSENKEARAYIKLPSRTSLFIKNKELELKELDQDEAMKEENFADMSHSKRNSYKRGRGGREQGSGRKWQRRASGSRYDTGKRSAREKNNLSFRLKQQGQRTNGRSSGRGRRTVRKRAERRAADNTMVARVADVIKPKVSDVRDLDEEWRTEKFRVMQMVNPPDSNSAEEESDDNAQGEGYGQGNWDLDYNGASNGWNAEAMEASDEDDDAYEDDNGVEQLGEEDSDGDLEISDASDVVANKAGNDDGSDLAVSEDYSD comes from the exons ATGGACCCTGGTTCAGAGGAAGAAAATAATCCGAGCAAAAATCCGAATAAAAACGTTAATAGTTCCAATGAAGGTCACGTTAAGCCTAAACGACAGATGAAGACTCCGTATCAACTCGAAGCTCTCGAGAAAGCCTATGCTC TGGAGACGTATCCATCGGAAGCGACGCGAGCGGGACTATCGGAGAAACTGGGGTTATCAGATCGGCAGTTACAGATGTGGTTTTGTCACCGGAgattgaaagaaaagaaagaaactccTTCAAAAAAACCGCGAAAAGGCGCCGCGTTACCACCAGAATCTCCAATCGATGATTTACATGCTGGGCCGGAGCCCGATTACGGGTCCGGGTCGGGTTCGGGATCCAGCCCGTATACGGATTCAAGGAAGTTGGGGGGAAGTTCGTCTCGGGGCATGACGGAGGATGTGCCAACGGCGAGGAGGTATTACGAGTCGCAGCAGTCAATAATGGAGCTGAGAGCAATTGCTTGCGTGGAGGCGCAGTTGGGGGAGCCGTTGAGGGATGATGGGCCTATGCTCGGAATGGAGTTTGATCCATTGCCTCCCGATGCTTTTGGAG CTATTCCGGAGCCACAGAAGAGGTCTGGACATCCTTACGAGAGCAAAGCTTATGAGCGACATGATGGCCGGTCAAGCAAA GCTGCTGTGAGGGCTTTACATGAGTATCAGTTTCTCCCAGAGCATGCGAGTCTTAGATCTGATGCATATGGGCAAGTTACTCAGTCTCATGAATCCCCAGTTGATGGTGCAAGGGCTAGAGCTACATCATTTGTGCATGGAGAGGAACCATTGCCCAGAGTTCATGGTATCCAAGGTCATGGATCACGAGTTCGTGTTTTACCTCAACAAGACAAGACAGGAATTATTCCTACATCATCTCAAGTGGCTGACGATTCTCTTGCAGAAAGGGAGTCATTTACAAATGGCAGATTAAATACTCAGTCTATTGGCCATCCAGTTTTGGGATCTGAAGATTCATATGTGTTGTCTACTGGGCAAACCTTGAATATTGATGCCGATCTACGAAACGATAGGAAGCGCAAG AGTGATGAAAATAGAATTGCAAGGGAAGTTGAAGCACATGAGAACAGGATTCGTAAAGAGCTTGAGAAACTTGATTTAAAGAGGAGAAAG AGTGAAGAAAGAATGAGGAAAGAAATGGAAAGGCATGCACGTGAAAGAAGGAAGGAAGAAGAGAGGTTGGTGCGAGAGAAGCAGCGAGAAGAAGAGAGATCACAGCGTGAGCAAAGACGTGAAATGGAAAGAAGGGAAAAGTTTTTGCAGAAAGAATGTTTAAGA GCTGAGAAAAGGAGACAAAAGGAAGAGCTTCGCAGAGAGAAAGAGGCAGAGCGACGCAGAGTTGCCATGGAGAAGGCAACTGCACGGAAAATTGCTAAAGAATCCATGGATCTTATCGAAGATGAACAGCTAGAACTCATGGAGTTGGCTGCTGCAAGCAAGGGAATACCCTCCATTATTCATCTTGATCATGATAGTTTGCAAAATCTTGAGTCATTTAGAG ATTCTTTAAGCCTGTTCCCCCCCAAGTCCGTGCAATTGAAAAGACCATTTGCCATTCAACCATGGATTGATTCAGAGGAGAATGTTGGGAATCTTCTCATG GCATGGAGATTTTTGATTACTTTTGCTGATGTTCTCAGACTATGGCCGTTTACTCTTGATGAGTTTGTCCAAGCTTTTCATGACTAT GATTCAAGGTTGCTGGGTGAGATTCATGTTGCTCTTttgaaatcaataataaaagaCATTGAAGATGTTGCACGAACACCGTCTACTGGACTAGGGATGAATCAGTATTGTGCTGCTAACCCTGAAGGTGGACACCCTCAGATTGTTGAAGGG GCATATTCCTGGGGTTTTGACATCCGCAATTGGCAGCGTCACTTGAATCCATTAACATGGCCTGAAATTTTCCGGCAATTAGCTATATCTGCAGGACTTGGACCACagttgaagaaaagaaatgctGCATGGACATTCATGGGTGATAATGATGAG GGTAAAGGTTGTGAAGATGTAGTTTCTACTCTACGTAATGGTTCAGCAGCTGAGAATGCATTTGTATTGATGCGAGAAAAAGGTCTGTTACTTCCACGAAGATCGAGGCATCGTTTGACGCCTGGAACTGTCAAATTTGCAGCTTTTCATGTTCTTTCACTTGAGGGAAGGGAAGGATTAACAGTGTTAGAACTTGCAGATAAGATTCAG AAATCTGGACTTCGAGACCTCACAACTAGCAAGACACCAGAGGCTTCTATATCGGTTGCTTTGACGAGGGATGCAAAGCTTTTCGAAAGAATAGCTCCTTCAACATACTGTGTGCGACCTGCCTATAGGAAAGATCCTACTGATGCTGAGGCCATACTTGCAGCAGCAAGAAAAAAGATTCGGCAATTTGAAAATGGGTTTCTAGGTGGAGAAGATGCTGATGAAGTTGAGAGAGATGAGGTGGAAAGAGATGAAGAATCTGAATGTGATGTTGATGAGGAACCTGAAGTTGATGATATAGCTACTCCCTCAAATGCAAACAAAGATGCTGACTATCCTAAGGATGAAGTAAACACTTGCTCAGGAAGTGGAAAAGTCCATGTCTCAACTGATGCACTAAATGTTCCGAGTGAATTTGATAAGGATTTTTCATCTTTCCCTCCAAATATTATGAAGGATGCCAATGGTCCAAGTAACACTGGACAATATGTTGCTAGGGAGGAGATGGGAACAGGCAATCCTGATCAACAGAACATTGAAATTGATGAAAGCAAGTCTGGTGAGTCATGGATTCAGGGTCTGTCAGAAGGTGAATATTCTCATCTTAGTGTTGAGGAGCGCCTTAATGCTCTTGTTGCCTTAATTGGTATTGCAAATGAAGGAAACTCTATCCGTGCTGTGCTTGAG GATCGTTTAGAAGCAGCAAATGCTCTTAAAAAGCAAATGTGGGCTGAGGCTCAGCTGGATAAAAGTCGTCTGAAGGAAGAAACTATGGTTAAAATGGATTTTCCATCTATGATGGGAATTAAGGCTGAACCTCAACTGCCTAATTCTGTAGTGGAGGGCAGCCAAAGTCCATTTCCTGCTGCTTacaataaaaatgatgagGCATCTCCAAGCATTCCAGATGACCAAAAACCCTTGCTCTGTTCACAAAATGTTCAGAATGACCTCAATAGTTATCCTGCTGAAAGGGCCTTGGTACTTCAAGAGGCCTCCATGGGTCCAGATAACTTCTCTGCTCAGCAGATTGGACATGCTTCAAAAAGATCACGTTCACAGTTGAAATCTTACATTGCCCACAGAGCGGAAGAGATGTATGTATACAGGTCCTTACCTCTTGGCCAAGATCGCAGACGTAATAGATACTGGCAGTTTGTTGCTTCTGCTTCTAAAAATGATCCTTGTTCTGGCCGGATATTTGTTGAATTACGTGATGGAAATTGGAGGCTGATTGATTCTGAAGAG GCCTTTGATACTCTTTTGACATCTTTGGATGCACGAGGAATCAGGGAATCACATTTACGCATCATGTTGCAAAAAATTGAGACTTCCTTCAAAGAAAATGTTCGCAGGAATTTGCAGTGTGCCAGGGCTATTGGCAGAAGTGGAAGCTCCACTGAAAATGAAGTTTCTGAACTAGATTCCAGTCCTGACTTTCCTGCCAGTTTTGACAGCCCTAGTAGTGCGATCTGTGGATTGAACTTCGATGCATTGGAGACATTACCTTCTTTCAAAATTCAGCTTGGgagaaacgaaaatgagaaaaagttGGCGTTGAAGAGGTACCAAGATTTCCAGAGGTGGATATGGAAAGAATGTTATAATTCCTCAACATTGTGTGCCATGAAATATGGGAAGAAGAGATGTGTGCAGCTGTTGGCTGTTTGTGATGTGTGCCTCCGCTCTCATATTCCAGAGGAGATGCACTGTGGTTACTGCCACCAGACATTTGGCTCCGTTAACAATAGTTTTAATTTCTCAGAACATGAGATTCAGTGCAAAGAAAACAGGAAGTTAGACACCAAGGATACTTGTACTATTGATTATTCTCTTCCCCTGGGAATCAGCTTGCTAAAGTCCTTGTGTGCCCTAGTTGAG GTATCTATTCCGCCAGAAGCCCTTGAATCAGTTTGGATAGAAGGCCGTCGAAAGATGTGGGGCAGGGAGCTGAATGCATCTTCTTCCGTGGATGAACTCCTAAAg ATATTGACTCATCTTGAGAGTGCCATAAAGCGAGATCATTTATTGTCTAACTTTGAGACGACAAAGGAATTATTGGGTTCTAATCTTCAGTCAGAGAGTGATTCTAGTGTTTCTGTGCTTCCATGGATACCCGAAACTACTGCAGCTGTAGCTTTAAGGCTTTTGGAGCTCGATGTTTCCATCATGTGCGTAAAGCAGGAGAAAGTTGAACCTTCCGAGAACAAGGAAGCTAGAGCATACATA AAGCTTCCTTCAAGAACCTCTCTTTTCATCAAGAATAAAGAGCTTGAATTAAAAGAACTAGACCAAGATGAGGCtatgaaagaagaaaactttGCTGACATGAGTCACAGTAAGCGCAATAGCTATAAACGGGGAAGAGGGGGTCGTGAACAAGGATCTGGTAGGAAGTGGCAGAGGAGAGCTTCTGGTTCCAGATATGATACTGGCAAGCGAAGTgctagagaaaaaaataatttaagtttCCGCCTGAAACAGCAGGGCCAAAGAACAAATGGTCGGAGTTCAGGACGTGGACGGCGAACAGTTAGAAAGAGAGCAGAAAGGAGAGCTGCTGATAATACAATGGTGGCGCGTGTGGCTGATGTAATTAAACCTAAGGTCAGTGATGTGAGAGACTTAGATGAAGAATGGAGAACTGAAAAATTCAGGGTGATGCAAATGGTAAATCCTCCTGATAGTAACAGTGCGGAAGAGGAATCTGATGACAATGCCCAAGGTGAGGGATATGGACAAGGAAACTGGGACCTGGATTATAATGGTGCCTCTAATGGATGGAATGCAGAAGCAATGGAAGCTAGTGATGAAGATGACGATGCTTACGAGGACGATAATGGCGTTGAACAGCTGGGAGAAGAAGATTCAGATGGAGATTTGGAGATTAGTGATGCATCAGATGTAGTAGCAAATAAAGCTGGAAATGATGATGGCTCCGACTTAGCAGTTTCTGAAGATTATAGTGATTAA
- the LOC18596788 gene encoding dnaJ protein homolog 1 codes for MGADYYKILQVDKNAKDDDLKKAYRKLAMKWHPDKNPNNKKEAEAKFKQISEAYEVLSDPQKRAIYDQYGEEGLKGQVPPPDAGGPGGATFFQTGDGPNVFRFNPRNANDIFAEFFGFSSPFGRMGGGGAGSGMRGGSRAFGGMFGDDIFSSFGEGRPMSQAPRKAPPIENTLPCSLEELYNGTTKKMKISREIADASGKTLPVQEILTIDIKPGWKKGTKITFPEKGNEQPNVIPADLVFIIDEKPHSTFTREGNDLVVTQKISLAEALTGYTVHLTTLDGRSLTIPITSVIHPNYEEVVPREGMPIPKEPSRRGNLRIKFNIKFPTRLTAEQKSGIKKLLAP; via the exons atgggTGCAGATTATTACAAGATCCTGCAAGTTGACAAGAATGCAAAAGATGATGATTTGAAGAAGGCTTACAGGAAGCTTGCCATGAAGTGGCACCCTGATAAGAACCcaaacaacaaaaaggaagCCGAGGCCAAATTCAAGCAAATTTCTGAAGCCTATGAG GTTCTGAGTGATCCACAGAAGAGAGCTATCTATGATCAGTATGGTGAAGAAGGGCTAAAAGGCCAAGTACCACCGCCAGATGCCGGTGGTCCGGGTGGAGCAACATTTTTCCAAACTGGAGATGGTCCAAATGTGTTTAGATTCAACCCCAGAAATGCTAATGACATTTTTGCCGagttttttgggttttctaGCCCCTTTGGAAGAATGGGAGGGGGTGGTGCTGGCAGTGGGATGAGAGGTGGTTCAAGGGCATTTGGTGGCATGTTTGGTGATGATATATTTAGCTCGTTTGGTGAAGGAAGACCAATGAGTCAGGCTCCTCGTAAAGCTCCTCCTATTGAAAATACACTGCCTTGTAGCCTCGAGGAGTTATACAATGGAACCACCAAGAAGATGAagatttcaagagaaattgcAGATGCTAGCGG GAAGACATTGCCGGTGCAGGAAATCCTGACCATTGATATCAAGCCTGGTTGGAAAAAGGGAACAAAGATTACCTTCCCTGAGAAAGGAAATGAACAACCGAATGTAATCCCTGCAGATCTTGTGTTCATAATTGATGAAAAACCGCACAGCACATTTACACGCGAGGGCAATGACCTTGTTGTGACGCAAAAGATATCGCTGGCAGAAGCATTAACAGGCTACACTGTCCACCTTACAACATTGGATGGAAGGAGCTTGACCATCCCCATCACCAGTGTGATTCATCCAAACTATGAGGAAGTTGTCCCAAGGGAAGGTATGCCAATACCCAAGGAGCCGTCGAGGAGAGGTAACCTGAGAATCAAGTTCAATATAAAATTCCCAACGAGGTTGACTGCGGAGCAGAAGTCTGGAATCAAGAAGCTATTGGCACCATAG